One Dysosmobacter welbionis DNA segment encodes these proteins:
- a CDS encoding U32 family peptidase, with product MRPELLAPAGSPEALRAAVQNGADAVYLGWGAFNARRGAKNFSDEEFAAALAYCHERGVRVFLTLNTLVTDRELPQALETAVQAGRLGVDAVLVQDWGLFGLLRRTLPDLPLHASTQMSLFTSGGAREIAADGCERVVIARECSAEDTRTICENCPVEVEVFAHGALCMCYSGQCGMSALIGGRSGNRGRCAQPCRLPYGVNAPAKKAYPLSLKDSCLAGRLEEMGAMGVSCVKLEGRMKRPEYVAVITRIYARLLEEGRGPTADERAELEQAFSRSGFTDWYWQGKHGAAMFGTRPENAPDPKDLFEEARRAYERDSLRTVPVDLSCSVSAGVPCTLTVSDRDGHSVTVTGPVPEAARTRALDGLELEARLRKTGGTAYRCDTVVTLVDEGLSLSASAVNALRRDALAALTAARTAPPKRRELPVPPLPEADCTAEAPRLTISVTRLEQLSPALLELGCPARVYIPLEEVSRLESLPGEGPEWCAVLPRVWRDRDEPALRTLLERARALGFTGVLIGNLGHLPLVRGLDFHLYGDYGLNVFNSRSLAYLKDKELESACVSFELRFAQIRDLKKVLRAEAIVYGRLPLMITENCLVQNETGCRLDRQGLCVPEDGPCRCGQPNVLVDRTGAAFPLLPAYGHRTEIQNSKPLYLADRPEHRRLGLAYARLRFTTETAEECVSVVQNYLDAAPAAGDFTRGLYERGVE from the coding sequence ATGAGGCCGGAGCTGCTGGCCCCCGCCGGTTCGCCGGAGGCTCTGCGGGCGGCGGTCCAGAACGGCGCGGACGCGGTGTACCTGGGCTGGGGCGCCTTCAACGCCCGTAGGGGCGCGAAAAATTTTTCTGATGAGGAGTTCGCCGCCGCCCTGGCCTACTGCCACGAGCGGGGGGTCCGGGTCTTTCTGACGCTGAACACCCTGGTGACGGACCGGGAGCTGCCCCAGGCGCTGGAGACAGCCGTTCAGGCCGGCCGCCTGGGGGTGGACGCGGTGCTGGTGCAGGACTGGGGGCTGTTCGGCCTGCTGCGCCGGACGCTGCCGGATCTGCCCCTCCACGCCAGCACCCAGATGAGCCTGTTCACCTCCGGCGGTGCCCGGGAGATCGCCGCCGACGGCTGCGAGCGGGTGGTCATTGCCCGGGAGTGTTCGGCGGAGGACACCCGTACGATCTGTGAAAACTGCCCTGTGGAAGTGGAGGTCTTTGCCCACGGGGCGCTGTGCATGTGCTACTCCGGCCAGTGCGGGATGAGCGCCCTGATCGGGGGCCGCTCCGGAAACCGGGGCCGCTGCGCCCAGCCCTGCCGCCTGCCCTACGGGGTTAACGCCCCCGCCAAAAAGGCATATCCCCTGAGCCTGAAAGACAGCTGTCTGGCCGGACGGCTGGAGGAGATGGGGGCCATGGGCGTATCCTGCGTGAAGCTGGAGGGCCGCATGAAGCGGCCGGAGTATGTGGCCGTCATCACCCGCATCTACGCCCGCCTGCTGGAGGAGGGCCGTGGTCCCACCGCCGACGAGCGGGCGGAGCTGGAGCAGGCCTTCTCCCGGTCCGGCTTCACCGACTGGTACTGGCAGGGCAAACACGGCGCTGCCATGTTCGGGACCCGTCCGGAGAACGCTCCGGACCCCAAGGACCTCTTTGAGGAGGCCCGCCGGGCCTATGAACGGGACAGCCTGCGGACGGTGCCGGTGGATCTCTCCTGCTCCGTTTCCGCGGGGGTGCCCTGCACCCTGACTGTGTCGGACCGGGACGGCCACAGCGTCACGGTCACCGGCCCGGTGCCGGAGGCCGCCCGGACCCGGGCCCTGGATGGACTGGAGCTGGAAGCCCGCCTCCGCAAGACCGGCGGCACCGCCTACCGCTGCGACACCGTGGTCACCCTGGTAGATGAGGGGCTGTCCCTCTCCGCCAGTGCCGTCAATGCCCTGCGGCGGGATGCGCTGGCGGCTCTCACCGCCGCCCGCACTGCGCCGCCCAAGCGCCGGGAGCTGCCGGTGCCGCCCCTGCCGGAGGCCGACTGCACAGCGGAGGCGCCCCGGCTCACCATTTCCGTGACCCGGCTGGAGCAGCTCTCCCCCGCCCTGCTGGAGCTGGGCTGCCCGGCCCGGGTCTATATCCCGCTGGAAGAGGTCTCCCGGCTGGAATCTCTCCCGGGAGAAGGCCCGGAGTGGTGCGCCGTTCTGCCCCGGGTCTGGCGGGACCGGGACGAGCCTGCGCTCCGCACCTTGCTGGAGCGGGCCCGGGCTCTGGGCTTTACCGGTGTTCTGATCGGAAATCTGGGCCATCTGCCCCTGGTGCGGGGCCTGGACTTCCATCTCTACGGCGATTACGGCCTGAATGTGTTCAATTCCCGGTCCCTGGCCTATCTGAAGGACAAGGAGCTGGAGAGCGCCTGCGTGTCCTTTGAGCTGCGGTTCGCCCAGATCCGGGATCTGAAAAAGGTGCTGCGGGCGGAGGCCATTGTCTACGGCCGCCTGCCCCTGATGATTACGGAGAACTGCCTGGTGCAGAACGAGACCGGCTGCCGCCTGGACCGGCAGGGCCTTTGTGTCCCGGAGGACGGCCCCTGCCGCTGCGGCCAGCCCAATGTTCTGGTCGACCGCACCGGCGCCGCTTTTCCCCTGCTACCCGCCTACGGCCACCGGACGGAAATCCAGAACAGCAAGCCGCTGTATCTGGCGGACCGGCCGGAGCACCGCAGGCTGGGACTGGCCTATGCCCGTCTCCGCTTCACCACGGAGACAGCGGAGGAGTGCGTGTCCGTCGTGCAAAACTATCTGGATGCCGCGCCCGCCGCGGGGGATTTCACCCGGGGGCTTTACGAACGGGGAGTTGAATAA
- a CDS encoding DnaD domain protein, whose product MGFGPEAVALAYDKTVLKCHELKWAYCNGILKKWNEAGLHTVEEIQAGDRPAARRGDQQSPRDTETEMRRYMQELHRNRR is encoded by the coding sequence ATGGGCTTTGGCCCGGAGGCCGTGGCCCTGGCCTATGACAAAACGGTGCTGAAGTGCCATGAGCTGAAGTGGGCCTATTGCAACGGCATTTTGAAGAAGTGGAACGAGGCGGGCCTCCACACGGTGGAGGAGATTCAGGCGGGGGACCGCCCGGCGGCCCGCAGGGGGGACCAGCAGTCCCCCAGGGACACGGAGACGGAGATGCGCAGATATATGCAGGAGCTGCATCGGAACAGGAGGTGA
- a CDS encoding DnaD domain protein, whose amino-acid sequence MPSCLVHTGDESVTLSAATVKRLLDRGDGDAALLYLALLRRQGTVPPRSLAGELRWDRGRIEAAETALRELGLVAPAETPPAPAEERPVYQRADVAERLEHSKAFQALTRQVEVKLGKKLTTPDVGILLGLTDYLGLPEGVVYLLVCHCVERVQRRFGEGRRPGMKQIEKEGYAWARMGIDTQAAADAYLRTYAQRQGVLPQYMKALQLGDRPPRLRRRSTSSPGRRWALARRPWPWPMTKRC is encoded by the coding sequence ATGCCCAGCTGTCTGGTACATACCGGGGATGAGAGCGTCACCCTGTCCGCGGCCACGGTGAAGCGGCTGCTGGACCGGGGCGACGGGGATGCGGCGCTGCTGTATCTGGCGCTGCTGCGGCGGCAGGGCACGGTACCGCCCCGGTCCCTGGCCGGGGAGCTGCGGTGGGACCGCGGCCGCATCGAGGCGGCGGAGACCGCCCTGCGGGAGCTGGGCCTGGTGGCCCCCGCGGAGACGCCGCCCGCCCCGGCGGAGGAGCGGCCCGTCTATCAGCGCGCCGACGTGGCGGAGCGGCTGGAGCACAGCAAGGCGTTCCAGGCCCTCACCCGGCAGGTGGAGGTGAAGCTGGGCAAAAAGCTGACCACCCCGGACGTGGGGATCCTGCTGGGACTGACGGACTATCTGGGCCTGCCGGAAGGCGTGGTCTATCTGCTGGTGTGCCACTGTGTAGAGCGGGTGCAGCGCCGATTCGGCGAGGGCCGCCGCCCCGGCATGAAGCAGATCGAAAAGGAGGGCTACGCCTGGGCCCGCATGGGGATCGACACCCAGGCGGCGGCGGATGCCTATCTCCGGACCTATGCCCAGCGCCAGGGGGTCCTGCCCCAGTATATGAAGGCGCTGCAGCTGGGGGACCGGCCCCCGCGCCTTCGGAGGAGAAGTACATCCTCGCCTGGCAGGAGATGGGCTTTGGCCCGGAGGCCGTGGCCCTGGCCTATGACAAAACGGTGCTGA
- a CDS encoding cell division protein ZapA, protein MANRVVINICGEELTFIAEESSSYMQRVGAYVNDKMAEVLDSSKVGRTDAAVLTAVNIADELFKAQAAAEQLRGQIKGYLDEAGRAQSEASELKREVFRLQQKLDAQARKDRG, encoded by the coding sequence ATGGCAAATCGCGTGGTCATCAACATCTGCGGGGAGGAGCTCACCTTCATTGCGGAGGAGTCCTCTTCTTACATGCAGCGGGTGGGCGCCTACGTCAATGATAAAATGGCGGAGGTCCTGGACAGCTCCAAAGTGGGCCGCACGGATGCCGCCGTCCTCACCGCCGTCAACATTGCCGACGAGCTCTTCAAGGCCCAGGCCGCGGCGGAGCAGCTCCGGGGCCAGATCAAGGGGTATCTGGACGAGGCCGGCAGGGCCCAGAGCGAGGCCAGCGAGCTGAAGCGGGAGGTCTTCCGCCTCCAGCAGAAGCTGGACGCCCAGGCCCGGAAGGACCGGGGATGA
- a CDS encoding ATP-binding protein, producing the protein MAYDGKVMRLALQRFEEDRQRRQAQYQERRERIFARQPRLREIDGELRSTMSRIITSALRHGTDPRSAVAVLRDENLSLQAEKRELLQKMGLPEDALEETPACALCGDTGYRNGRVCRCLRGYYAREQQKELSRMLDLGHQSFDTFSTDWYPDRYDPNIGITVRQHMEMIYDICADFAHQFGKRPANLLLFGAPGLGKTHLSAAIAREVSEKGHSVVYDTAGHIFAQFEQQKFTREEEADDHVERVLNCDLLILDDLGSEMTTSFVQSALYQIVNTRQMERRSTIISTNLTPGELARRYTPQIASRIEGEYTLLPFAGEDIRKLKKERARGN; encoded by the coding sequence GTGGCGTATGACGGAAAGGTGATGCGCTTGGCCCTCCAGCGGTTCGAGGAGGACCGCCAGAGGCGGCAGGCCCAGTATCAGGAGCGGCGGGAACGGATTTTTGCCCGCCAGCCCCGCCTGCGGGAGATCGACGGGGAGCTTCGCTCCACCATGAGCCGCATCATCACCAGTGCGCTCCGCCACGGCACGGACCCCCGGTCCGCGGTGGCAGTGCTGCGGGATGAAAATCTGAGCCTCCAGGCAGAGAAGCGGGAGCTTCTGCAGAAGATGGGCCTGCCGGAGGATGCTCTGGAGGAGACGCCCGCCTGCGCCCTCTGCGGGGACACGGGCTACCGCAACGGCCGGGTGTGCCGCTGCCTGCGGGGCTATTACGCCCGGGAGCAGCAGAAGGAGCTGTCCCGGATGCTGGACCTGGGGCACCAGAGCTTTGACACCTTCTCCACAGACTGGTACCCGGACCGCTATGACCCGAACATCGGCATCACCGTCCGGCAGCACATGGAGATGATCTACGACATCTGCGCGGATTTTGCCCACCAGTTCGGCAAGCGCCCGGCGAACCTCCTGCTCTTCGGCGCACCCGGACTGGGAAAGACCCACCTCTCCGCCGCCATTGCCCGGGAGGTCAGCGAGAAGGGGCATTCGGTGGTTTATGACACCGCGGGCCACATCTTTGCACAATTCGAGCAGCAGAAGTTCACCCGGGAAGAGGAGGCCGACGACCACGTGGAGCGGGTGCTGAACTGCGATCTGCTGATTCTGGACGATCTGGGATCCGAGATGACCACATCCTTCGTTCAGAGCGCCCTGTACCAGATTGTCAACACCCGCCAGATGGAGCGCCGCTCCACCATCATCAGCACAAACCTGACGCCGGGAGAGCTGGCCCGGCGGTACACGCCCCAGATCGCCTCCCGGATTGAAGGGGAATATACCCTGCTGCCCTTTGCGGGAGAGGATATCCGGAAGCTGAAAAAGGAACGTGCCCGGGGGAATTGA